One segment of Erigeron canadensis isolate Cc75 chromosome 2, C_canadensis_v1, whole genome shotgun sequence DNA contains the following:
- the LOC122586873 gene encoding protein NLP7-like isoform X1 — protein sequence MGSLGRLQPNGDEPTASLSTELQWTDISLEPPIHPVLGESRYLTPLWVSGNKDQREEVNKSDSCDQPMNTGFELRTKVSFSYRQKIEYKIRTVLKLLAFREQHVLVQFWSPCIVGNKQLLKSLHQPYGIGVVSEELCFYRRDSENNTFLVNKGHEEYNLSPPARVFSRELPEWSLDLIHYNPKDFPLQESALRCNLHGYLALPVFDSTTGLCVGVIELLTSFTYVGYAFEVQQVHRALKTENLTSPQAYDSPTSKVPNERRQNKLDKISGILKTVCDTHSLPLAQTWAVSPTSTFVSHNKVIEKTCSSFDSRCIGKVCMSTTSLPYHVRDLDKWHFREACKQQHLDKFRGFVGRALLSHGSCYCQDVTELSEEEYPLVHNARISRLSSSFTIFLHSVEGDYDEFVLEFFLLLDNEDGRLVLNLVETLKHEVEVASAFELGGVSPIDVFGPPSDVSYLSLSIKPHTIQISSATYEMYSCDSESSFDNFATTSKNHPLKQYKGKIDSVTSKRFCLEGGFSSLPMPQQKHLQHSSSSCLAIRVAVFVVLKAKRWSCSSKKHKFYGRWWSCGKHRYLPSKLSQPGLYHTGKPEHNTNIVSTYLDDQRLSCSGFVDANPKPSVNNVLNMGLTVKAMFKDDMIKFHFPISSGLSELENEVARRLNVKGRRLCLNYKGEGNDLVPITCDAELQTLPEILSGNTIVKLLVQLAHD from the exons ATGGGGTCCCTTGGGAGGCTTCAGCCTAATGGAGACGAACCAACTGCTTCATTATCTACCGAATTGCAATGGACCGATATATCTTTAGAACCACCGATACATCCGGTTTTGGGTGAGTCAAGATACCTGACACCACTTTGGGTTTCTGGGAATAAAGACCAAAGGGAAGAGGTCAATAAATCTGATTCATGTGATCAACCAATGAACACAG GTTTTGAGCTAAGGACTAAGGTATCTTTCTCATATCGTCAGAAAATAGAGTATAAGATCAGAACAGTACTAAAGCTTTTAGCATTCCGTGAGCAACACGTTCTTGTTCAGTTTTGGTCACCTTGTATTGTTGGGAACAAACAACTTCTTAAAAGTCTACATCAACCATATGGTATTGGTGTAGTCAGTGAAGAACTCTGCTTTTATAGGAGGGACTCTGAGAACAATACATTTCTTGTGAACAAGGGTCATGAAGAATATAACCTTAGTCCTCCTGCTCGAGTATTTAGTCGAGAATTGCCAGAGTGGAGTTTGGATCTAATTCATTACAATCCAAAAGATTTTCCACTACAAGAGTCTGCACTCCGTTGCAATCTTCATGGATATTTGGCTTTACCGGTGTTCGATTCTACTACAGGGTTATGTGTTGGTGTGATTGAGCTATTGACTTCCTTCACGTATGTGGGTTATGCTTTTGAGGTTCAACAAGTTCACAGGGCACTAAAG ACGGAAAATCTGACAAGCCCGCAAGCATATGATAGTCCTACTTCAAAG GTTCCCAATGAACGCCGACAAAACAAGTTGGATAAAATCTCAGGTATTTTGAAAACTGTTTGTGACACCCATAGCTTACCTCTTGCTCAAACGTGGGCTGTGTCCCCTACCAGTACTTTTGTCTCCCATAACAAAGTTATAGAGAAGACCTGTAGTAGTTTCGACTCTAGATGCATTGGGAAAGTATGTATGTCCACGACTTCTTTACCGTATCATGTTCGAGACTTGGACAAGTGGCATTTCAGGGAAGCTTGTAAACAACAACACTTGGACAAATTCCGTGGCTTTGTTGGGAGGGCGTTGTTATCCCATGGTTCATGTTATTGTCAAGACGTAACTGAACTAAGTGAAGAAGAGTATCCTTTGGTCCACAATGCACGCATCAGCAGGTTAAGCAGCAGCTTTACAATCTTCTTACATAGTGTTGAAGGCGATTATGATGAGTTTGTGCTGGAGTTTTTTCTACTGTTGGACAACGAAGATGGAAGACTTGTACTGAACTTGGTGGAAACATTGAAGCATGAAGTTGAAGTCGCTTCAGCGTTTGAATTGGGTGGAGTATCACCTATAGACGTTTTTGGACCACCTAGTGATGTCAGTTATCTGTCTTTGAGTATAAAACCTCACACTATCCAAATCTCCTCAGCTACATATGAGATGTATTCATGCGATTCAGAGTCATCTTTTGATAACTTTGCTACGACCAGCAAGAATCACCCATTGAAACAGTACAAGGGTAAAATAGACTCGGTGACATCGAAGCGGTTTTGTTTGGAGGGTGGCTTTTCTAGCTTGCCAATGCCACAACAGAAGCACTTGCAACATTCTTCAAGCTCGTGCCTTGCTATACGTGTCGCTGTTTTTGTGGTGTTAAAAGCTAAGCGGTGGAGTTGTTCAAGCAAAAAACATAAGTTTTATGGTAGGTGGTGGAGTTGTGGCAAGCATAGATATCTTCCTTCCAAGTTATCACAACCTGGTTTGTATCACACAGGGAAACCAGAACATAATACAAATATTGTAAGCACATATTTAGATGATCAGAGACTCTCATGTTCTGGTTTTGTCGATGCTAACCCAAAGCCGAGTGTGAACAATGTTTTGAATATGGGGTTGACGGTAAAGGCAATGTTTAAAGATGATATGATAAAGTTCCACTTTCCTATTTCATCAGGATTGTCGGAACTGGAAAACGAAGTGGCACGAAGGTTGAATGTAAAGGGTAGAAGGCTGTGTCTAAATTACAAAGGTGAAGGCAATGATTTGGTACCCATTACTTGTGACGCGGAGTTGCAAACTCTTCCAGAAATTTTGTCTGGTAATACCATAGTAAAATTACTTGTACAGCTGGCTCATGATTAA
- the LOC122586873 gene encoding protein NLP7-like isoform X2, translating into MTFGLRRFELRTKVSFSYRQKIEYKIRTVLKLLAFREQHVLVQFWSPCIVGNKQLLKSLHQPYGIGVVSEELCFYRRDSENNTFLVNKGHEEYNLSPPARVFSRELPEWSLDLIHYNPKDFPLQESALRCNLHGYLALPVFDSTTGLCVGVIELLTSFTYVGYAFEVQQVHRALKTENLTSPQAYDSPTSKVPNERRQNKLDKISGILKTVCDTHSLPLAQTWAVSPTSTFVSHNKVIEKTCSSFDSRCIGKVCMSTTSLPYHVRDLDKWHFREACKQQHLDKFRGFVGRALLSHGSCYCQDVTELSEEEYPLVHNARISRLSSSFTIFLHSVEGDYDEFVLEFFLLLDNEDGRLVLNLVETLKHEVEVASAFELGGVSPIDVFGPPSDVSYLSLSIKPHTIQISSATYEMYSCDSESSFDNFATTSKNHPLKQYKGKIDSVTSKRFCLEGGFSSLPMPQQKHLQHSSSSCLAIRVAVFVVLKAKRWSCSSKKHKFYGRWWSCGKHRYLPSKLSQPGLYHTGKPEHNTNIVSTYLDDQRLSCSGFVDANPKPSVNNVLNMGLTVKAMFKDDMIKFHFPISSGLSELENEVARRLNVKGRRLCLNYKGEGNDLVPITCDAELQTLPEILSGNTIVKLLVQLAHD; encoded by the exons ATGACCTTCGGGCTTCGAC GTTTTGAGCTAAGGACTAAGGTATCTTTCTCATATCGTCAGAAAATAGAGTATAAGATCAGAACAGTACTAAAGCTTTTAGCATTCCGTGAGCAACACGTTCTTGTTCAGTTTTGGTCACCTTGTATTGTTGGGAACAAACAACTTCTTAAAAGTCTACATCAACCATATGGTATTGGTGTAGTCAGTGAAGAACTCTGCTTTTATAGGAGGGACTCTGAGAACAATACATTTCTTGTGAACAAGGGTCATGAAGAATATAACCTTAGTCCTCCTGCTCGAGTATTTAGTCGAGAATTGCCAGAGTGGAGTTTGGATCTAATTCATTACAATCCAAAAGATTTTCCACTACAAGAGTCTGCACTCCGTTGCAATCTTCATGGATATTTGGCTTTACCGGTGTTCGATTCTACTACAGGGTTATGTGTTGGTGTGATTGAGCTATTGACTTCCTTCACGTATGTGGGTTATGCTTTTGAGGTTCAACAAGTTCACAGGGCACTAAAG ACGGAAAATCTGACAAGCCCGCAAGCATATGATAGTCCTACTTCAAAG GTTCCCAATGAACGCCGACAAAACAAGTTGGATAAAATCTCAGGTATTTTGAAAACTGTTTGTGACACCCATAGCTTACCTCTTGCTCAAACGTGGGCTGTGTCCCCTACCAGTACTTTTGTCTCCCATAACAAAGTTATAGAGAAGACCTGTAGTAGTTTCGACTCTAGATGCATTGGGAAAGTATGTATGTCCACGACTTCTTTACCGTATCATGTTCGAGACTTGGACAAGTGGCATTTCAGGGAAGCTTGTAAACAACAACACTTGGACAAATTCCGTGGCTTTGTTGGGAGGGCGTTGTTATCCCATGGTTCATGTTATTGTCAAGACGTAACTGAACTAAGTGAAGAAGAGTATCCTTTGGTCCACAATGCACGCATCAGCAGGTTAAGCAGCAGCTTTACAATCTTCTTACATAGTGTTGAAGGCGATTATGATGAGTTTGTGCTGGAGTTTTTTCTACTGTTGGACAACGAAGATGGAAGACTTGTACTGAACTTGGTGGAAACATTGAAGCATGAAGTTGAAGTCGCTTCAGCGTTTGAATTGGGTGGAGTATCACCTATAGACGTTTTTGGACCACCTAGTGATGTCAGTTATCTGTCTTTGAGTATAAAACCTCACACTATCCAAATCTCCTCAGCTACATATGAGATGTATTCATGCGATTCAGAGTCATCTTTTGATAACTTTGCTACGACCAGCAAGAATCACCCATTGAAACAGTACAAGGGTAAAATAGACTCGGTGACATCGAAGCGGTTTTGTTTGGAGGGTGGCTTTTCTAGCTTGCCAATGCCACAACAGAAGCACTTGCAACATTCTTCAAGCTCGTGCCTTGCTATACGTGTCGCTGTTTTTGTGGTGTTAAAAGCTAAGCGGTGGAGTTGTTCAAGCAAAAAACATAAGTTTTATGGTAGGTGGTGGAGTTGTGGCAAGCATAGATATCTTCCTTCCAAGTTATCACAACCTGGTTTGTATCACACAGGGAAACCAGAACATAATACAAATATTGTAAGCACATATTTAGATGATCAGAGACTCTCATGTTCTGGTTTTGTCGATGCTAACCCAAAGCCGAGTGTGAACAATGTTTTGAATATGGGGTTGACGGTAAAGGCAATGTTTAAAGATGATATGATAAAGTTCCACTTTCCTATTTCATCAGGATTGTCGGAACTGGAAAACGAAGTGGCACGAAGGTTGAATGTAAAGGGTAGAAGGCTGTGTCTAAATTACAAAGGTGAAGGCAATGATTTGGTACCCATTACTTGTGACGCGGAGTTGCAAACTCTTCCAGAAATTTTGTCTGGTAATACCATAGTAAAATTACTTGTACAGCTGGCTCATGATTAA